In the genome of Synechococcus sp. CB0101, the window CGCAGATCGCGGTGCCCCTTGAGTGGCCCGCGCCGCAACCGCTCCGGCGTTCGGAGCTGCGTCACCGGCTTCCCTTGGCCCGCCGTGTGGCGGCACCGCTCACCGGGATCGCAGCGCTGTTGGTGGCCGCTGGCCTGGCCTCCCTGCTGCCCACACCCAAGCCACCTGCCCCTGCACCGGCGGCGGTGAGCACGCCCACGCGCGGCGGTTGACGCCACTCCATTCCCCACCACACTTGACCCGACCGCAATGAGCGACTTGAGCTGGCCTGAACTGCGTCGTCGTGTGACCCGGCTGGGGGCCTGCCTCGATGTGGTGGTGCGCAGCGATCCGGAAGTGTGCGGGCTCAGCGGCGATCAGTTCCACCTCTCCCTGCACCACGGTGGCCAGGGTGATTGCAGCGTGGGTGATCTGAGCCTGGTGGATTGCCCGAACGAGCTGGTGCTGGTGGAGTTCGAGCGTTGGATGCGGGGAGCCGGATACCGGATCGAGTCATGAGCCGTCGCCGCGGGCTGCAGGTGGTGCGGGGCGGTCGCAGCCAGGCTTCAGATCCAGCGCGGGCCGTGTTTCGCAAGCGCCGCCGCCCGCCACGGCCGCGTCTCATCCTGGAAGCCATGCTGCTGATGGCAGCGGGGGTGGGCTTGCTGGTGCTGCTGTTGCAGCTCCCCGAGTTGATCGACCTCGACAGCTTGCTGTTGATCAGCACGGCGATTGGCCACCTGATCGGTGGGCTCTCGCAGTTGTTGATGGGTGTGTTGCAGCTGCTGGCGGTGTTGGTGCTGGTGGGCTTGGCACTGTCGGCGCTGTTGCTCCTGGTGGCGGGCCTCGTGCGCCTGGTGCGGGCGTTGTTGCTTGCCGAGTCGCCCAAGGCCAAGAAGCCCCCCCTGCGGCGATGAACGATGAGAGCACCGGCGGCTCCCGCTTGAAGCGCAAGCTCTACGAGCAGGAGCTGGCGCGGCTGCAGGTGGAGCTGGTGAAAATGCAGTACTGGGTGAAAGCCACGGGCTTTCGCCTGATGGTGCTGTTTGAAGGGCGCGATGCCGCCGGCAAGGGCGGCACGATCAAACGCATCACCGAACCGCTCAATCCCCGCGGTTGCCGCGTGGTGGCCCTCGGAACTCCGAGCGATCAGCAGCGCAGCCAGTGGTATTTCCAGCGCTACGTGGAGCACTTCCCCTCAGGCGGTGAGATCGTGCTGTTTGATCGCAGCTGGTACAACCGCGCCGGTGTGGAGCGGGTGATGGGCTTCTGCAGCGAGGCGGAGCTGCGGGAGTTTGAGCAGTCGTGTCCGGAATTTGAGCGGATGCTGGTGCGCTCCGGGATTGTGTTGCTCAAGTATTGGTTTTCGGTGAGCGATGCGGAGCAGGAGGCACGCTTTCAGGCCCGCATCGATGATCCGGCGCGCCGCTGGAAGCTCAGCCCGATGGATCTGCAGTCGCGCGATCGCTGGGTGGAGTTTTCCAAGGCCAAAGATGCGATGTTTGCCCGCACCAACATCCCCGAGGCCCCCTGGTTCACGGTGGAGGCCGACGACAAACGCAGAGCCCGGCTCAATTGCATCCGGCACCTGCTCAGCAAGGTGCCCTACGAAGACATGACACCGCCGGCTCAGAAGCTGCCACCGCGCCGGAGCGCCAAGGGCTACCAGCGGCCACCGATCAATGAGCAGTTCTTCGTGCCCAACTGCTACCCGTGAAGCTGGCTGAACCACATGCCAGCCAGCTGCCAGCTCGACCACAGGAAGATGCCGAGGAACAGCCAGTTGAGCCAGGCCGGCCGCTTGTCGTTGTCGAAGATCATCGCGGGAGCTTAAGCGGCCTGGCCTGAGCTGGATCAGGCGGCGCTGAGGCTGGCGCTGCGCTTCTGGCGCCTGAGCTCATGCAGCCCCTCGAGCTGGTTGTGCACCGCCACCAGTTGCTGGCGGATGTGCTCGGTGTGCTCAAGCTTGGCGAGGTTGAGCAGGATCGCCTCGATCTGGGCCTTGCTGTCGATCAGCACGCGGCAATCGGTCGTTCCGGGTTCGTAGGCCATACAGGGGTGTGTACCGATCCCATGCAAACGCGCCGCAGGCGGCGGTGGTGTGTCAACGGCTGCAGTGCGCCTGGTTGTTAAGAGTTTCTGGATGCCAGAGGCCCCCGGCAGCAGGTGCCAGGGGCGTTGGACAGAACGGAGAGGGTGGGATTCGAACCCACGGAAGCTTTCACTTCGCCGGTTTTCAAGACCGGAGCCATCAACCACTCGACCACCTCTCCAGCGGTCGGCCCAATGGACCAATGAGAGTGTCTCACGCGCGGCAACCCCTTGAAAATCTCATTCAAGACTCATGAGATCGTGATTCAAGCTTGGGTTGGCGCCTCTCGGGTTGTCGTTGCTGCCATGGCTGTTCTCTCCACCAACTTGCTGGCCTTGCGGACACGCGAGCTGGCGGATCTGATCGAAACCCTGCCGGTGAGCCTGGCGCCCGAGCTGCACTATGAGCGCTGCTGCGAGCTCCTCGAGCAGCTCGCCATTGCCCTCGATCTACTGGCTGATAGCCCCTGAGGCCAACGGGCATTGCTGTGCAGCCGCGTCGATCACCCGCTGCAGGTTGTCGCTGCGCTCCAGTTGCCAGCGAAAGGTTGCAAGCACCGTTTCTGCATGGGTGAGTGCTCCGAAGCAGCGAGGCTGGCGAATCCGTTGTGCGGCTCCTTCTTCCTGGCGGATCAGGGCCTGGAGTGCATCGCTGGCCTCGAGGCAGGCTTGTTGCTTGCGGGTTGTGCTGCAGCGATTCAAGGCCTCAAACGCTGTGCGTCGCACCTGGCCTTCGCTTTGGATGGCCTCACCGGCGGCCATGGCCGCTGGGACCTGAACAGCCAGAAGCAGCAGGAACGCTGCCCTGATGTTTGAGGCAGATGGCATGGGGCTGATCTGGCTTATGACGTGAACAGGGGCCGAAGTGTTCAGTAGCAGTTTGGGGCAAGGGCTCTTGCGTTCAATGCGCCGAAAGGTGACGTGATGTCTCAATCGAATCTTCTTCCGCGCCTTACCGCAGGCATTCGGAGACTTAGTTTAGTTAAACAGGCAATAGATTGTAAGTCAATGCGCCTATCGCTTGTGCTGGTGAAAGTAGAAGCAGGCTTTGTGTGCTGATGGTAAAGACTGCTGAACTGAGCATGTCTTGATGGTCTGGATATGCTTTGCTTGGTTGGCCTGCTTCAAGAATTTAGGCCATTGAGTCAGTTGCAAGCATGGCGAATGGACTTTCGTCTAGTTGCAGTGCAAACTCGTCTGATGCACCAGTTCGCGGGATCTTATTAAAACTAATGTTAATTTCTTCCATCGGAAGCTTCTCGTCTTCTTTGGCCTTGATCTTGACGCGCTTGGAGCCTGGATTCACAAACTCAAAGGTCTGGCTTCCAAAAGTATAGCTGGCGTTCTCATCGGCAGCGAAGCTGAAAGAGCCGATTAATTTGTCTCCCTTGGCTCGAACGCGAAACTCCAAAGAGTTCCCATTGATGGTCTCTGCCTGCGAAAAAACTGTTTGGCCTCTTTTGCCACGAACCTTGCCAGAAAATGCGCCGATCACACCGGTAATAGAGTCAACTCCAATAAGGTCTACATTTAAAACGTAGGTTGCCAATGGCGAGAAATTATTCTGTGTCAACATTAGGCCAGGCTCTGTTGACCGTCAACCCACACGCTTGTCGTCTATGGGTGTGTTGTGTTGTGGGCCAATACTGACCTCTTGGAACCCAATTCTTCAGCATTATTTTGGTTTCTCTAGCGAAAAGACGCTCTGATGTGTTGGGCAGGTGTCTTTTCTTGAAGGGCGTTTGTGCATGGTTCCGTGTTGCAAGAGGGCCTCTCCGACTCTGCTGAACATCTTCGTGCGAACCGTCCATAAAGAAGGCCCGGGAGTAACCCGGGCTCTTTGGCTAGTGAATGCCGCGGCGACTGATATCGAGATTGCGTTGTCTTAGGGCTGGCCTGCGCTCATTGAATGCAAGCGTTCCTCTGGGGGTTCATTTGTCGTTTGGCTTGGCCAAGGGCAGAAGGCACTTGTCAGAGTCGCAGCCAGCAGGGCCTGCCTCCATGAGTTCGCCACCGTCGTAGCGCTGCAGGGCTTCGAAGAAGTCGCTGGTGCGGCGGCGCCCTACCACCTCGCTTTGCAGTTGCTCGTAGGTGGCGTGATCGATCGGTTCAAAGGGCAGGCGCGGGAAGGTGGCGTTGGCATCAAAGCGAGCCAACAGTGCAGCGGAGATGTAGCCCTGTCCGTTGTCGATCGCGGTGTGGATGGCATCCGTGAGGGGCTCAATCTCATGCTCCCGG includes:
- the ppk2 gene encoding polyphosphate kinase 2; translation: MNDESTGGSRLKRKLYEQELARLQVELVKMQYWVKATGFRLMVLFEGRDAAGKGGTIKRITEPLNPRGCRVVALGTPSDQQRSQWYFQRYVEHFPSGGEIVLFDRSWYNRAGVERVMGFCSEAELREFEQSCPEFERMLVRSGIVLLKYWFSVSDAEQEARFQARIDDPARRWKLSPMDLQSRDRWVEFSKAKDAMFARTNIPEAPWFTVEADDKRRARLNCIRHLLSKVPYEDMTPPAQKLPPRRSAKGYQRPPINEQFFVPNCYP